TCCTCTCATTTTATTGATATTAGAGTGAGAAGGTGAGCCTATGTTCATTTTGCATTTTAGTGCTGTTTATAGAATTGATAACTTGCTTTCTTTTGTGCTTTATTAGTTATGTGACtgaaataaattaaagttatagatatTAAATTTTTACTTATTTGTAATAGGTAAAAACTCCTAATATTAAGTACTTTAAAATTAACTAATATTTTGTTTCTTAAATCTTTCCTTTTTTGAACTATATTACATGTCCTAAATGCCCTGAAAATACTAGCTGCACCTACAAGGCTGTTCGCCATCGTACATAGGAAAATAGGTGGCTGAAATCCATGAGCCTAACTATGGCCCTCGTCTTTTGCTTGGTACTTTTGAGACTTCTTACGATGTTGTTGCATACAAACTTTGTGGTGATAAGGCCCAACTCAATTTTCCTGATCATGTGCATACAAAAACAACCAAGCTCCGAATTTAACTGGCTTTAGCAGTGTGACACACAGTGGAGTTCTAGAGAGTCCACGGTTGGGCTCACGGATTTCAGCAACCCTTTTCCCCATGTTCGTTGGCGCACACCTTTGTAGGTGCAACTGACATTTTCAGGGTCACTTTTGCCTCGCATGCAACCTTTTCTAAAACTTGCTTAGGTGATGTTCTTCTTCCCTGTATAAGAGAGTAACATTTTGGGGAAATGGGACCGACTTTCAAGAGAACTGAGTTAAGTTGTTCAACATGTTTTAGGGGTTGTATTTATACTTAAGAGGGCAAAAAATGGAGGAATTTGATTTCTTCTACGTGTCTTGTATACATGTGAAGTTATGAAGTTCACCAATACTTGTCAAAAGCAACCAAACATCTTGCTTTTAGTAACAATTAAACGGAAGCTACGCATGCATTTTGTTTGGTCTCATGCGAAGATTGTCGAGAGGGGACAATGCATTGCACCTCAGAATACttctttttctagaatttttttttccttttaaacttTTCCAATTTCAACACTACTGAATCATTACTTCGTCTTCTTCTTCCGAGGTGGATGAACTTGGAATGTTTATTAACAAAATGAAGTAAACCCTGAAAAAGTTGAATGTGGATAATTATGGACTAGAGATCTTTAGTCAAAAGATTGGTGCTTTGAGTATTTGTACATTTTTGGAAGAGTGTACATTTACTGCCGAATTTAGCTATCCTCTTATCAATACAAGCTCTCATACCATGGTCATCTGGGGACAAGGGGAAGAGAAGGGCATGTAGTCTTCCCTTCCCAACACTAAAAAAGCAATCTCATAAATGAAATAACATTGTTGTATTGGGTTGCACGTAAAATATCACATTGATATTTAGGTTCCACACTCGTAGTTTACTGGTGTCTtctttttcttggattttttttaGCTCAGACAGATgctattctttttcttctaaGAAGCCAACTAAAATGACCAGTTCTGATAAATTTAACAACTTGTGCTATAAATTATCCTTTGATGTTTATATCAAAGGTGtatctaaattatatttttgcaaAGATTAGTGTTGTAACTTGTACATACATAATTATGTAGTGTTTACTGAATTGATTATTGTTTCCTCCTTTCTGCCTTAGCTAAAATGTTTGGTATATATAACTGATTAACTTCTTATGGATTTGGTATCAAAGTCTTACTCtcactctttttctttttgaactattaaattcttatttatttaccTTCTCCTATTTTTTGTGCTATTGTTTTCTATATTTTTGGTTGGCAGTCAGATAAACTCTACCGATAGAATTGGAGACACGTATAACAACTCAATCTAATAGTTCTTGTATACCATGTGACTGTGATTATCTTTATTAACGTTGAAGGACAAAGACGAATAGCTTGAGAAGATGTTAGGGCATTGTTGATGGAAAAGATAAAAGAGGTATATAGGGCATGAATTTATGATAATGAAATATCTTacttactctttttccttcttaaTTTTTATTCCTGTTTTACTACATCAGCTGATTACATTTTTTCCTATTTGTTGCACAATTGTTTGTGTAAATTTGGCCGATAGTTCATATAAAATTTAtagggacaatttcaaatatacaaaataaactaattagtttacaataaatatagccatgttttatttacataaaaaatagccaaaatcataggaaatatacagtgactatataatatagcttgccaaaagtcatagaaaatatacactgactatataatatagattacttatacatgagctatacactgaatatacattatgatacactcaaaaactaaatatagtttgactatatattaaatatacacTGACTACTGAATATCGCTTGACTATATATGAAATATACACTAACTATACATGTCTATACAACGAATGACCATTTGTTTGGTAATTACTTTGGCCGAATGGCCACTGGGTGTAATTTGcccaactttttttttacactttttttttgtggtacaatatgaaatgattattgacttttctttaaatttggatttgTGACAGTATATTGGTGCTTTCAGAAGGTGTTATGGAACCAATTTTGTGCAGTTATGGAACCAAGTTACTGTTAGCAGGATTCTTGGATACGCAGTTGTCTGAATCTGGCCGCTCTTTTGTGGTTAGTAATTTCACCCACACGCCAAGTATACTTATGGTTCTTGCTTTTGATATCTATCATCATCCGTGTATAATTTTATGTTTCAGAATCTCACCCGTGACATATAAAGTTGTATTTAAGTAAACACATTCGTCCTACGTGGCAATTCATGTATGATATACTTGAACTGATTTGTATTAAGTCACGTAGGACACGTGTGTCTATTTATTcagttttatataaatttaagtgCCTACTTGTGTACACCTAAAGTTAAAGGGCATAGATGTCAGTTAAAGGACACATTTATATATTGCgccattttcaaaatatttttgtatcTCATATGcaacttatttttctcttctactATCGATGTGATACTTTATGTGAAACCCACCGCTATAATGTCATTTCATTTATGAATAGCTCGCTTTTTTAGTATTGGGAAATGGAGTCTACCCACCCTTCTCTTCCTTTCGTACCAGATGGTCATGGTATGAGAATTTGTATTCATTCGAGGGTAGCGCAATAAATGTTACACTCTTCCAAAAGTGTACATTTACTATAGTTGTTCGAAGCACCCATCTTTCATCTCAGGCTCCTTCGTCCATACGTATATCCACATTCGAGTTTTTGTTTAAACATTCCGGATTCATCCACCTcggaagaagaaaaaagtaatGATTTTTGTTGGTAGTGAAGAAATTGAAAAGgcttaaaaaggaaaaaattctaaaaaaggaaaaaactcaAAGAAGTATTCTGAGGTGTAAAACATTGTCCGCTCTTGGCGACCTTTGCATGAGACCAATAAAAAAATTGCATGCATAACTTCCATGTTAATTACTATACAACAAGAAATCAAATTCCTTTCATTTTCTGCCTTCTTAACTACAAATACAACCCCTAAAACTTTTTGAACCTCAACTTAGTTCTCTTGCAAATCAGTCTCTTTCCCCAAATGTTACACTACTATAcatggaagaagaaaatcaacCAAGCAAGTTTCAGGAAAGGTTGCATGCGAGGAAAAGGTGACCCTGAAAATACTAGCTGCACCTACAAGGGTGTTCGCTAACGTACATAAGGGAAATGGATGACTGAAATTCGTGAGCCTAACCGTGCCCCCTGCCTTTGGCTTGGTACTTTGAGACTTCTTACAGTGTTGTTGCATATGAACTTTATGGTAATATTTTGGGGAAATGAGACCAATTTGCATATGgaaattcctttttcttgcATGCGACCCCTCCTAGAACTTGCTTGGatgattttcttcttctctgtATAGCAGTGTGATATTTTGGGGGAAATGAGACCAATTTGCTAGAGAACTGAGTTGAGTGGTTCAGTATGTTTTATAGGTTGTGTTTTTAGTTAAGAACACCGAAAATGGAGAAATTTGTTTTTTCTTACGTGTTTGTATGCATGTGAATTTTTGAAGTTCATTAATACTTGTCATAAGCAATATCTTGCTTGCAGTAGCCATTGACACGAAAGCTACACTGGCAATTTCCTTTTTTGGTCTCATGCAAAGATTGTTGAGAGGGGACAATGCTATACACCTCAAAATACTTCTTTAGGTTTTCTTCTTCTCtagatatttttttcctttttcaatttcaacACTATCGATCAAAATCattacttttctttcttttccgaGGTGGATAAATCTGAAATGTTGATGAAGTAAACCCTGATGCCAGTACTAAAAAAGTTGAATGTGGATAAGTATAGCCAGAGAGCTTGAGACAAAGATGGGTGCTTTGGGTAAATGAACACTTTTCTAAGAGTGTACATTTACTACTGAAGCTATCCTCTGATAAATACAAGCTCCCATACCATGGCCATTTGGGGAAGATAAGGACGTGTAGTCTTCTCTTCCCAacactaaaaaataaatctcaTAAATGAAATAACATTATAGTATTGGGTTGCATGTAAAGTATCACATTGATATTTAGGTGCCGGACTCGTAGTTTGCTGGTGTCTTTTATCTCAGACAGATGCTATTCTCTCCCTTCTGGAAACCAACTAAAATGACTAGTGCTAAGAAAGTTAATATCTTGTGCTATAAATGAAAGTTGGTGCTTAAATATCAATGTTGTAGTTAAGAAGGCAGAAAATGAAGGAATTTGTAAAGATATTTGTAAAGATCAGTGTTGtatatacataattaattatcaAATTGATTGTGTAGTGTTTACTGAATTGTTTATTGTTTCCTACTTTCTGTCATAGCTAaaatgttatgtatatatacctGATTAACAACTCCTTATGAATTTGTTATCAAAGTCTTACTATTATTcttactctttttctttttgaactatTAAATCCTAGCTCATTTATCACCACCTCTTCTCCTTTTTGTGCAATTGGTATCTATAATTTTGGTTGACAGTTCAGACAAACTCTACTGATAGAATTGGAGACACGTATAACAACTCAATCTAATAGTTCTTATATACCACGTGGCTGTTTTGATCATCGTTGTGAACATTGAAGGACAAAGAAGAATAGCTTGAGAAGATGTTAGGGCATTGCTGCTGGACAAGATAAAAGAGGTATGTAGGGCATGAATCTATGATAATGAAATATCTTACTGCactctttttccttcttaaCTTTTGATATCTGTTTTACTATATTAGCTgattaattatcatttttttctatttgttgCACAATTGTTTTTGTGTGATTATGACTGACAATTCAGATAAGCTCTATCCATAGGACATGAAAAGTCTGTTACGTAATTTATTAATTCATGTTATGTTATCAATTTAATAGATTTTTTGTGCTACATGAAAAttgttttgtgttttttttgaCTGACAGTTCAGATAAACTCTACCGAAAACGCATGAGAAATCTATTACTCAATCAATTTAATAGTTATTATGCCACATGGAAAAATATAAATGCATGCATGCATAAGCAACCATGTCAATTGCAACTATAAATATGATCTTTGTTGCTTTGTTTGTTTTCCTTCTTTGaattttctgaattattctttctTTGCATGTATTatgatagattttttttttatttaggaATTTGAGAAATTGGGGTTTCAAGAATGGAAGGTGAGACTAAATAATTAAAGTCTCCAAAAGCATATCGATTTTTTTTGTTGGAGTTGATTGGAAGGATGACTGAAGAAGTTGTTATTGTGATCTGCGAGTTCATACTAAGAGGtaataattcaaattttcatATCTATAGTCATAATATTTCACTAATTGTGATTTCAATTTTGCTATTTTGATTATCCTCTCTTTCTTCATATTGTCGGCTTTTAATTCTGCAGCTTCATTGAATAGTGACTGTTGATGAATGTGAATATGATGAGGGAAATTTTGTTTTCCCTTTTAAACTTTTCATATTTCTAAAAAAGTATTCTGAGGTGTAAAACACTGTCCACTCTTGACGACCTTTGCATaagaccaaaataaataaattacatgCGTAACTTCCATGTTAATTGCTATACAAACAAGAAGTTTGATTGTTTTTGAGAAGTATTAGTGAATTTCACAAGTTCACATGTATATTTATAGTACATGTAGCAGAAATCAAATTCCTTCATTTTCTGCCTTCTTAACTACAAATACAATCCCTAAAACATACTGAACAACTCAACTCAGTTCTCTTGTAAATCGAGCTCATTTCCCCAAAACACTACTATAcatggaagaagaaaatcacCCAAGCAAGGTTCAAGAAAGGTTGCATGAGAGGAAAATGTGGCCCTAGAAATGCTAGCTGCGCCTACAAGAGTGTTGAACATACATGGGAGAAATGGAAATTCGTGAGCCTAACCATGGCCCTCGCCTTTGACTTGGTACTTTTGGGACTTCTTACGATGCTATTGTGGTTTATGATGCTGTTGCATACAAACTTTATGGTGATAAGGCCCAACTCAATTTTTCTGATCATGTGCACGCCAAAAACCAAGTCTAGAATTCAACTGGCTTTAGCAGCTTGACATATAGTGGAGTTCCGTAGACTGTGAATATGGTAAATGAATCTGTCTATTAATAATGATTCCGAAAGCAACTGCTTCAGCTTCTCTGCAGGGCAAGCTTCATTTCCGTTTCTGGATATCAACAAAAATGTTGAAAAAGATAACAATGATGAAAGTGTAGGATTTGGTGGAGTGTGGAAAGATTTGAATGTGAACTTGTCGGAGATTGATCATGGATTTTGGCCACCCATTTGCCCTACGTATGCTGGCAAACATCCTTGTAGGTGCAACTAGCGTTTTCAGGTCCACCTTTGTCTTGCCTACAACCTTTTCCTGGAACTTGCTTGTgtgattttcttcttccttgtATAGAGTAGTGTGATATTTTGGGGAAATGAGACCGATTTGCAAGAGAACTGAGCTGAGTTGTTTAGTATGTTTTAGAGGTTGTGTTTGTAGTTAGGAAGGTAGAAAATGGAGAAATTTGGTTTCTCCTACATGCTTGTATGCATGTGAATTTGTGAACCTCACTAATACTTataaaaaacaatcaaacatcttgctTGTAGTAGCAATTAACACGGAAGCTGCACatgcaatttctttttttggtctCATGCAAATATCATCGAGAGGGGACAATGCTTTACACCTCAGAATAATTCTTTAGGTTTTCttcttttctagaattttttttctttctaaactTTTCCAATTTCAACGCTACCGATCAAAATCATTACTTTTTTGTCTTCTTCCGAAATGGATGAATTTGGAATGTTTAAAACAAAAAAGGATGAAGTAAACCCTGACGTCAGTCCTGAAAAAGTTGAATGTGGATAATTATAGACTAGAGAGAGCATGAGGCAAAAGATAGGTTCTTTGAGTAAATGTACACTTTTGGAAGTGTACATTTACTGCCAAAGCTACCCTTTGATAAATACAAGCTTTCATACCATGACAATCTGGGGATGAAGTCATCTCTTCCCAAACTAAAAAAGCAATCTCATAAATGAAATGACATTATTGTATTGGGTTGCACGTAAAGTATCACATTGATATTTAGGTTCCGGGCTCTTAGTTTGCTGGTCTtctttttcttggattttttagCTCAGACAGATAGTGTTCTCTTTCTTCTGAGAAACCAACTAAAATGACCAGTGCTACGAAAGTCTTGTGCTATAAGTTAACGTTGGTGTTTATATCAAAGGTGTTTCTAAATTATATGTTTCGCAAAGATCAGTGTTGtatatacataattaattatcaaattgattatgtagtGTTTGCTGAATTGTTTATTGTTTCCTCCTTTCTGTCTTAGCTAAATATAACTGATTAACTCCTTGTGAATTTGGTATCAAAGTCTTACTCttgctctttttctttttgagctATTAAATTCTTATTTATCATTACCTTTACCTATTTCTTGTGCAATTGGTTTCTATATTTTTCATTGACAGTTCAGACAAACTCTACCGATAGACTTGGAGACGTGTATAACGAATCAATCTCATAGTTCTTATATACCATGTGAGTGTTTTGCTCATCGCTATGAACGTTGAAggataaagaagaatagcttgaGAAGATGTTAGGGCATTGCTGATGGACAAGATAAAAGAGGTATATAGGGCATGAATCTATGATAATGAAATATCGTACTTCGCTCTTTTTCCTCCTCTTAACTTTTGATTCCTGTTTTACTACATCAGCTGATTATCATTTATTCATATTTGTTGCACAATTGAGTTAATGTCATTGCATTCAGAGTCGCTAAAGCTTTTAAATGTTGGGTATGTGTTCGGACTATTCCTATCTAGCTTTTAAAAATGTCACATTTTAAGAGAGAATCACCCAagcaactttttttttaaaagtaattgtATATTGATAGAGACATTTTAGAGATTATCTATCATGTGTGATTTGCCAAAAATTCTACAGATTGATTGTTATTCTTCGCGTATGgttcgatatatatatatatatacacacacaagtTCATGAATGGAGATGGAATTGAGAAAGTATGTGTAGACATCGAAATTTATTTGGATTTACGATGAGGGTCCAATGCCCCATTTTGTAATCATTTTTTCCTACGATTAATTTTctttatgaaaaatatatctTGCACGTATATGTCgcaacaatttattttttatattctcGCGTAACTATTTTACATGTTTTCAATTGATTGCAAGTCACTAAACAGAGACCTTGCACGTTTTTTGCCCAccaatttttataaatatgtaTCAAGaacaaaaagttaaaaataacaaaacatTCCCTTCGTGGAAAattatatttgctaaaagaGAAGATATATTTTATATGAGGCTAGTTATTATACATGTTGCTACacgtatattattttatgtcaattattctaattctttttttttattatcaagaatataaattgatgaacacaaaaaattgagaatAAAAATCccatttttaatttgaaaattattttctatatgAAGGTACATAagatgatatatttttatctcAAATTCTCTGCAACATTATGTAAGTCTGTGCTTCTTGTATTTTTAGAGAaacactttttttctttttttgatcaTTATTGTATGTTTGAGTTTCTTGTATTTTAACACACATTTTATTAGAAATCATGTATTTTTTTGTCAAAGATTCTGCAGATTGATTGTTGTTCTCTGACATTGATTCTATTTATTAGATAATATACAAGTTAAGAaattgggatgaatttgagaatGTATGTGTAGACATCGAAATTTGATTGAATTTACTATGGGCCTCTATAGAATGAGAtcaatttgttttgtttttaaagataataattttaaaaaaaatcttttaagtTCTATTTTAAGATTATATTAGCAGAATCGAATACACGTACAAGATACGTGTCGAGGAGCTAGTtataaataaaaacacaatctTTAGTTAAATCTCATGACAAGTATGAGTGAGCTTCCCATGCATGTAAATAAATTTGTGCTTCCCAAACTACTAATGCCACTCATAAATTATATTGAACACTcgactcaaaatttcaaataagtcttatttttttctaaaatgcaAAAGCTtttcatacaaaaaaaaaacttatactTCAACACAAAACAACATCTTCAAATAGAAGTCACTCCAACTAGTCCAGATTTTATAAGCAAAATCTCTATCAAAACAGAGGGGCAACGAAAACTAGTCGAAAGCTCAAGAAATAAAACCAAATACAGAGAACTTCAATTCTACATCCTTATGATAGCAAAGCCAAAATGTGGAGGTACATGAACGTTCACTAAGATATAAACGTTTCAAAGAGAATGGATATAACAGCTATTATGAAAGTCGAGCTAGCAAATAAGGAGTAACAGTAAAATGAGGGTTTGAACATTTTCGTACATTGAGTAACTTGTCATGGATCATAAAAAGAGAAACCATATTCATCGTCTATTTCTAATGCCATCATCCTTATGGAATAGGCAGAGGAGCAAGGCAAATATAAGCTTACAAGATTCAAAAGCCGGAAGGATCATCCATCATCCTTATGGAATATCTCTTTTCTCTATGCCCTCCACGAATATTCGTTGTTGCAGTGTGCTGTTAGTAGGAAAAGATACAACGACATATGAGAATCAATCAATGAAGTAATGCTCCATTATCGCGATGAATGTCAGGAAGATGAGGACTAATGGAGAACTTCAACCATTTCTTCTTCTCAACGCGTTTAAGACACGGTTGCATAACCAACCCGATTGCAACAGCAGCAAGGCTTATGATCATGACTTTAACTGTTGAAAATGCCAAAACAATACCGACAAGTATGGTTGGAGGAATACACAACAGGATGGCTCCGATTGTTCCGCCAGGTATCTTGAAAGGGCGCGATGCATTTGGAAACTTTATCCTTAATCGTACGAATGCTATAAATTCCAAGATCATACCAAAGCAATACAAGAAGTTTTCTGCAGCTACAATTTCTTGAAAGCTCATCCACGAAAGCAAAATCACACCGGAAGCTGAAAATAGGATCCCAACTAGAGGTGTTCCATGACGTGATCTCTTGGCAAAGAACTCGGGTAGCATACCTCTCTCAGCCATACCAAGTAGCTGAAAAGAGTCACTGCTCATTTCTGCCACAAATGTCCCCATATTTGACAATGCAGCAGCCCCTTGAATCCACCATCTTAGCCACACTCCACCAAGTATTTTCGCAATATCTGAGAAATAACCATCCGTCCACAGGTCACGTTCTAGTGGAACAGCTCCAGTACCAACTAATAGAGGGAAAAAGTAGGATAAAACGACTAGAATCACAGCATAAAACAGAGCTTTAGGCAGAGTTTTCTTCGGATTATGTACTTCTCCTACAAGAGTACTTATTGAATCCCAATAATTCAGATTCCAAAAGAGAGTGTTAAGATACAAGTTCCAATCAACGTTGTGCACATCCGCCACCAACCACCTCGTAGGCCTTAGTTTAGGAATAGAGATCAACCCCATAACAACAAAAGGAAGAATCGACAATATCCCGAGCAGAACGGCAACCCATCCAACAATAGTTAAACCTCTATAGTTCATGTAAGTAAGGACTAAAGTAATGCCTATGACCGCGATAACACGAGGGAGTCCACCACCTAATGCAGGAACTCCTGATTTCAGATAATCAAGAAACAAAACAGGGTAAAGAGCGTTATCGATTACTCCACTC
The genomic region above belongs to Solanum dulcamara chromosome 5, daSolDulc1.2, whole genome shotgun sequence and contains:
- the LOC129888818 gene encoding probable polyamine transporter At1g31830 isoform X2 → MGECNDAEYIEINEVVSSSRANNDRKLSLLPLVFLIFYEVSGGPFGVEDTVQASGPLLALVGFLVFPIIWSVPEALITAELGTMFPENSGYVVWVSSALGPYWGFQQGWVKWLSGVIDNALYPVLFLDYLKSGVPALGGGLPRVIAVIGITLVLTYMNYRGLTIVGWVAVLLGILSILPFVVMGLISIPKLRPTRWLVADVHNVDWNLYLNTLFWNLNYWDSISTLVGEVHNPKKTLPKALFYAVILVVLSYFFPLLVGTGAVPLERDLWTDGYFSDIAKILGGVWLRWWIQGAAALSNMGTFVAEMSSDSFQLLGMAERGMLPEFFAKRSRHGTPLVGILFSASGVILLSWMSFQEIVAAENFLYCFGMILEFIAFVRLRIKFPNASRPFKIPGGTIGAILLCIPPTILVGIVLAFSTVKVMIISLAAVAIGLVMQPCLKRVEKKKWLKFSISPHLPDIHRDNGALLH
- the LOC129888818 gene encoding polyamine transporter RMV1-like isoform X1; protein product: MVTTKFETKSSIEVPNAQQQVAVAQNDKSAQNGDDQKARDLPQREATIPMGECNDAEYIEINEVVSSSRANNDRKLSLLPLVFLIFYEVSGGPFGVEDTVQASGPLLALVGFLVFPIIWSVPEALITAELGTMFPENSGYVVWVSSALGPYWGFQQGWVKWLSGVIDNALYPVLFLDYLKSGVPALGGGLPRVIAVIGITLVLTYMNYRGLTIVGWVAVLLGILSILPFVVMGLISIPKLRPTRWLVADVHNVDWNLYLNTLFWNLNYWDSISTLVGEVHNPKKTLPKALFYAVILVVLSYFFPLLVGTGAVPLERDLWTDGYFSDIAKILGGVWLRWWIQGAAALSNMGTFVAEMSSDSFQLLGMAERGMLPEFFAKRSRHGTPLVGILFSASGVILLSWMSFQEIVAAENFLYCFGMILEFIAFVRLRIKFPNASRPFKIPGGTIGAILLCIPPTILVGIVLAFSTVKVMIISLAAVAIGLVMQPCLKRVEKKKWLKFSISPHLPDIHRDNGALLH